Genomic segment of Sphingomonas sp. KRR8:
TGGCCGAGGCCAGCGCCGCGCCGATCACCGGCGACACTTCGGCCTGCCGCAGCCGTGAAGAGATGGCGGTTTTGACGATTCCGCCGAGCCGTTCGTCATCCAGGGCCTCGAACACGTCGGCGATCAGCCGGGAGGCACCTTGCCGGATTCGAAGACCACGCCCTTCACTCTCGATCGGCGCCTGGAGGAACTTGCCGGCGGCGCCCGCCAGATCGATGTCGCGCATCCGCCTCGCGATCACGGAGGCAGTCAGGAAATTGTCCTTGAGGAACTGGGCGAGGGTGTCGCCAATCCGGTCCTTGTTGCGCGGAATGATCGCCGTGTGTGGGATTGGCAGACCCAAAGGGTGGCGGAACAGCGCCGTTACCGCGAACCAGTCCGCAAGGCCGCCGACCATCGCCGCCTCGGCGAAAGATTTCAGGTAAGCAAGCCACGGCCAGCGTGCTTCCAGCAGCCGTGCGCTGACGAAGATCGCGGCCATCACCAGCAACAGCCCGGTCGCAACAAGCTTCATGCCGGCCGCACCCGGCTGGACCGGATTGAAGCGGGTCAGGGAACGGCGGCTGGTTGGCTCGGCTCGGCTCATCGCCGGTGTAATAGCCGAGCCACCCGTCCGGTTCACTCCGCGGGTTGCGGTTCGCCCCCGCCGAAGCCGGGGGCACGCTGCTCCGGCACTTCCTCATGCACGGCGTGAGCGGTGGCACGAAGGCCCTTGCCGAACTTACGCCCGATCCACTGCTCGATGTCGATCGCCAGGCTGAAGTAGGCGGGGACCAGCAGCAGGGTGAGCCCGGTCGACATGATCAGGCCGCCGATAACGGTGACGCCCATCGGCGCGCGCCAGCTTCCATCACCGCTGAGGCTCAAGGCGATCGGGATCATGCCGGCCACCATTGCCACCGTGGTCATCACGATCGGCTGGGCGCGCTTGTGGCCCGCCTCCACGATCGCCTCGTCCTTGTGCATGCCGTGGTTCATCATCTCCACCGCGAAATCGACCAGCAGGATCGAGTTCTTGGCGACGATGCCGAGCAGCATCAGAAGACCGATGAATACGGGAAGGCTCAAGGGCTGCCCCGCGATGTGCAGCGCGATCACTGCCCCAAGTGGCGCCAGGACCAGCGAACCCAGGTTCACGAACGGAACCAGGAAGCGCCGGTAGAGGAGCACCAGCACCGCGAACACCAGGGCTACGCCCGCCAGCACCGCCAGGATGAAGTTCATGACCAGTTCGGCCTGCCACTTCTGCGATCCCAGCTGCAGGCGCTGAACGCCCTCGGGCAGGTTCTTGAGGGTCGGGAGCTGGTCGATCTTCTTCCATGCGTCGCCGGACACCAGGCCGGGTGCGAGATCGGCGCCGACCACGATCCGCTGCACCTGGTTGGTACGGTTGACCACCACCGGTCCCGAACTGAAGCTGATCTCGGCCACCGACTTGAGCGGCACCGATCCGCCGTTCGACGTCGGAACCGGCAGGTTCTCCAGGGTGGCGATGTCCTTACGCTCTGACTGGGCCAGGCTGACGATGATCGGCACCTGGCGATCAGACAGCGAGAAGCGCGCGCTGTTCTGGTCGATGTCACCGATCGTGGCGATGCGGATCGTCTGCGCCAGGGCCGACGTGCTGACACCAAGATCTGCGGCCAGGTCGAAGCGCGGCTTGATGATCAGCTCGGGGCGAACATTGTCGCCCTGCACGCGGGGCGCCACGACCTCGGGCAGTTTCGACATCTCGGCTGCGATCTGATTGGCGACGTGGTTGAGCTGTTGCGGATCGTCGCCGCCCAGATACAGGCTGAGGGCGCGTCCGCCGCTTCCGGGGCCGCCATCGTTGCTGTTGAAGTTCACCCTCGCGTCCGGAATCTGCGCCAGCTGCGGATTGATCTCGCGCTCGATCTGGAAGCTCTTCTTGGTCCGGTTCTTCTTGTAGAGCACGTTCACGAAGGCGGAGCCGGTGAAGCTGCGCATGAACACGTTCTCGACGTTCGGATTGCGCTTGATGATCGCTGCTGCCTCATCAGCCACGCGCATGGTCTGTTCGAGCGTGGTTCCCGGCGGCATCTGGATCCGGACGCTGCTGGATTCCTGATCCTGATCCGGCTGGAAGGCCATGGACAGCGTCGCGATACCCACGCCGGTCGAGGCGAGGATCAGGAAGCCTGCTCCAACCATCCAGATCCGGTGATCGCGAAGCCGCGCCAGCCGCCGGCCGAGCCAGCTATTGGCGCGGGCCTGGGCCTCGGCGACCTTGCTGCTGTCGATGGTCCATCGAAGCGCTGCGAGGTAGCGCATCATCGACTTGCCGCCGGCATGCTCCTGCACGCCGTGGCTCTTGAGGAAATAAGCGGCGATCAGCGGCGTGATCATCCGGGCAACGAGCAGGCTCATCAGCACCGCGAGAACGACGGTGTACCCGAAGTTGCGGAAGAACTGGCCCGAGATGCCCGGCATGAGCGCGACCGGCAGGAAGACGGCGACGATCGACATGGTAGTGGCAAGCACCGCCAGCCCGATCTCGTCGGCCGCGTCGATCGACGCCTGATAGGCGGACTTGCCCATCCGCATGTGGCGAACGATGTTCTCGATCTCGACGATCGCGTCGTCCACTAGGACGCCGGCAACCAGGCTGAGCGCCAGCAGCGACAGCCCGTTCAGGTTGATGGACATCAGGTCCATGAACCAGAAGGCGGGGATGGCCGACAGCGGAATGGCGAGCGCGCTGATCAGGGTGGCGCGAATGTCGCGAAGGAACAGGAACACGACCAGCACCGCGAGGACCGCACCCTCGACCAGGCCGTCGATCGCGCTGCTATACTGCAGCTTGGTGCGGTCGACGCTGTTGTCGATCTCCAGGAAGTGGACCCGCGGGTCCTCCTTCTCGATCTTGTGCAGTTCCTTCCAGGTATTGTCGTAGGCGGTCACGTCGGACGCACCCTTTGCCCGGGCGACGTTGAAACTGACCACCGGGCGGCCACCATATTGCGCCGCCGAGCGAGCCTCGGCCGCTGCGTCCTGGACCTGGGCAATGTCACCCAGGCGAATGAAGCGTCCACCGGGCAGCGCAATCTGCTTCTGCGACAGCTCCTGCGCGGTTTGCGAGTTGCCGAGCACGCGCACGGTCTGCTCTGACCCGGCGATCTGGGCGCGGCCGCCGGCGGCGTTGAGGTTGAGGGTGCGCAGCTGCGCATTGACCTGCGCGGCGGTGATGCCCTGCGACTGCAACGATGCCGGGTCGAGGACGATACGGATCTGGCGGTCGACGCCGCCTTCGCGGGTGACCTGCGCAACACCATCCTGGCTGAGCAGCCGGCGCGATACCTTGCCGTCGATGTACCAGCTGAGGTCCGCCAGGCTCATGTCGGTGGTCTGGGCGGCGATGTAGACGAAGCTGTCGCCGTTCACCTTCACCCGGTTGATCTGCGGCTCGAGGATCCCCTCGGGCAGGTCGCCACGGATCTGCGCGATCGCGTCGCGGACGTCATTCACCGCCCGGTCGGTGGGGGTGCCGATCTTGAACTGAACGAAGGTGTTGCTGGTGCCTTCGCGCACGTCCGAGTTGATCTCGTCGATTCCCTCGACGCCGCGCACCGCCGCCTCGACCTTCTGGGTGACCTGGTTGACCAGTTCGGACGGCGCCGCGCCCGGCTGCGAGATGGTGACGGTAGCGGCCGGAAAATCGATGTCCGGATTGTCCGTCACTTCCATCGTCGCGAAGGCGTAGATGCCGGTCAGCAGCAGCGCGATGAAGAGGACGATCGGCGGCACCGGGTTGCGGATGCACCAGGCGGAGATGTTGCGGAAACTCATGGCGCGGGGCCGTCCTTGGTAAAGTTAGCGCGCCGCCTGGCGCTTGGGATTGATCTTCTGGCCCGGGTTCAGGAACGGCCCGGCCGAGAGGACCACCGTCTCCGTGCCGTTCAGGCCGTCGATCACGCTCACGCCCACTTCGCTGACGTTGCCGATCTTCACCGCGCGGCGCTCGACCTGGTTCTTGGCGTTGACGACGTAGACATAGTTTCCGTCCTCGTCGGCCAGCACCGCGCTCTGCGGAAGGATCGGCGCGGTGGTGGCGCCGGAGGTGATCCGGGCGTCCGCGAAGCCGCCTGGGCGGATGTCGGAGGAGTAGGGGATGGCGATCCGCACTTCGCCGAGCCGGCTTTGCGGATCGATCACGGGGGCAACCTGCCAGATGGTGCCGGACACGCTGCGCTGGGCACCGATCGGAGTGACCGACGCGGGCATGCCGACCTTGAGCGCCGCCAAGTCCTGCTGGCTGACCTGCGCGCGCATTTCCATCTCACCGCCCTTGGCGATTCGGAACAGGCCCTGGCTGCCCGCGCCGATCACCTGTCCAACCTCGAGGTTGCGCTGGAGCACGAGGCCGCTGGTCGGTGCCCGGATGTCGAGCAGTCCGATGCCGGCGCGGGTCGCGCCGAGCTGTGCCTGTGCAACGCGGATCTGGGCCTGTGCCTGATCGCGCGCGGCTCGGCGGCTCTCGAGCTCCGCTTTGGAGATGAAGCCGCGATTCACCAGCGAGGCGGCGCGGTCGTAGTTGGATTGCGCGAGCGCGGCCGATGCACGCGCCGAGTCGACCGCAGCGGCCAGCTGCGCGGCGGTCTGGGTCTGCACCGAGCGATCCACCGTCGCCAGCGTCTGGCCTGCGTTGACCCAGCTGCCGGCGTCGACCAGCACCGCGGTGACACGCCCGCCGGTGCCTGCGGCGCCGACCGGCTGGTCGCGCCTGGCTGCCAGCGCTCCCGTCGCCGAGATGACCCTGGCGACCTGCGTGCGGCCGGGCACGACCACAGTCACGGTCGGAACCTGCCCGCCCTTGCCGGCGCTGCCCGCCGCCGCGGAGGAGGCAGCGGCCGATTGCTTGCGCGAATGGCCTATCAGGAAATAGCCCGCCAGCAGCACTGCCACCGCGACAAAGGCGCCGATCGCCAGATTGCGGTTACGCCGGGAGCGATCGACTACTACCAGAGTGTCCGAACGCTCGAGCCGAGTCTCGCGATTCATGTCCAACGTCTTTCTATCCTGTGCCGTCTGGCAACTGTGCCGAGCGAAGCTGTATTACTCTAGTAGAGCACCAAGGGCAACAGGCCGCAATGGTGTCGGACCGGCAATGATTCTTCGATGAACGGCTATACCAGTGTCGCAAACCGTCATTTCGGCTATGGCTGGCTTCGACGGGAGTGACCCGCGAGGCTTTGTGAGGGAGCGACAATGATCGGAGACAATGGGATCATCGGGACGATCGTCATCGGCCTGCTGGCCGGCGCGATTGCGAAGCTGCTGATGCCGGGTAAGGATCCGGGTGGCTGCCTCATCACCATCCTGCTCGGCATTGCCGGCGCCCTGCTTGCCAAGTTCCTTGGCCAGATCCTTGGTCTTTATCAGCCCGGTCAGAATGCCGGTTTCATCGCCGCGATCGTCGGCGCTTTCATCATCCTCTTCATCTACCGGATGATCGTCGGCCGCCGCCGCCTCTGACAGCTCGCTTGTTCATCCTGCCTCCACTTGTGATGCTCCAGATTGAGCACGTCACAAGGGAGGCAGGAAATGAAGTACGCCTGGTTTATCGGTCTGGCCCTGAGTTCAGCCGCCTTGCCACTCGCCGCCGAGGCGCAGCCGCTGGCCACTGTTGCAACCACCGGTGGAACACGCCTCGACATCGCCGCCACGGGCGAAGTCTCGCGAGTGCCCGACGTGGCGATCATTGCGACGGGCGTCGTGACCCGCTCGGCCAATGCCGTCGACGCGCTGTCGCAGAATGCGGCACGGATTGAGCGGGTTCGGGCCGCCCTGCGCCGCGCCGGAGTGGCGGAGCGCGACATTCAGACCAGTTCCGTCAGTCTCAATCCTGATTACGTCTATGCGGACGGTCAGCCACCGCGGCTTACGGGGTACCAGGCCACCAACCAGCTCAGCATCCGCTTCCGGGACATCCGCGCATCCGGTCGGATCATCGACGCCCTGGTCGCGGAAGGGGCGAACCAGGTCAGTGGCCCGACGCTGACCATCGACAAGCCCGAAGCCGCGCTCGACGAAGCGCGGACGAAAGCTCTTGCGGTGGGCCGCGCGCGCGCGGAACTCTACGCCCGAACGCTCGGGATGCAGGTGGTGCGGCTGGTGTCGGTGAGCGAGGGCGGTTCACCCTCGCAAGGTCCGATCCCGATGGCAGCGATGCGGGCCGAACGCTCATCCGATACGGCGATCGTCCCTGGCGAACAGCAGCTTTCGGTCACGCTGCAGATGAGTTTTGAGCTACGCTAGAGCGCGGGCTTCATCGACCCAAGCCCGGCCTGATGCGCCGGGCGACGATGACACCACCGAGTACGAAGTTGGCGCCGAGCAAGCCGATCAGCAGGTTCGGCAGGGAAAAGCCCGCCAGGTCGACCTTGGTGCCGAACAGTGGTGCGATCAGAAGGGCGCCCAAGGCAGCACCGACCATTCCAAGGATGACCAGCAAGACGATGGTGCGCGGCCGTTCGAAGGCTCCAACCACGCTCGAAAGCCAGCCAATGGCGGCGCCGCCAACAAGAAGAAGCAACCAGGTCCAGGGCATTGGCGGGGCCTAAACGCAAGAAGGCCGCGCTTCAATGATGAAGCGCGGCCTTCCTGTTGTGTGTCAGTTTCGCAGCTTAGCGAACGCTACCGCGACGAACCAGGTTCACGATCGCGAGCAGGACGATGGCGCCCAGCAGGGAGTAGAGGAAGCTCTGCAGCGTGATGCCATTGTTCAGGCTGGCGCCACCGCCGAGCAGGAAGCCGGCAATTGCCGCACCGATAATGCCGACGATCACGTTAAGCAGGATGCCCTGCTGACCGTCGGTGCGCATGACAATGCTAGCAAGCCAACCGCAAATGCCGCCGACCACGAGCCAGATAATAAAACCCATGTGCGTTCCCTCCTGTATCGTCCGCTTGTTGCTGCGGACCTTATGGCGACAAGACGCACTCACGTGCATCTTGTTCCGCCCCAGCAACAGCCGGGGGAGGGAACGGTTCCGTAACGACTATGTCAATAGCGTTGCTGTCGCTCGTATACCGAACGATAGTGCTGGATGCGCGTGACCCGCAGGCCAGGCATGCCACTGCGGTCCACCGCGCGCTGCCAGCTGGCGAACTCCTCAAGGCTGAGGCCATAGCGCTGGCATACCTCGTCGACCGTCAGCAGCCCCCCGGCAACCGCGGCAACGACTTCGGCCTTACGCCGCACGACCCAGCGGGTGGTGCTCGCGGGCGGAAGCTTGTCCAGCGTCAGCGGCTCGCCAAGCGGGCCGATCACCTGATGCGGACGGAACTTCTGATTTTCTAGCATTACTTCCTCAAAGCCCGCTTAGTGGTTCTGCCGGCGGTTTACCGGCGCCCCGTTGAAGGAAAGCTGAAATCTGCTGGTAAACGTCACGCTTACTCCTTGCTTTTGGTTCGTGACCGCAACGCTGCCACCGCGGCGAAGCCACCGGTCCAATGGCTTTGCTCGGCCGGAGAGGTCTCCCGCCCGGCAAGGAAGCGGACCAGCGTCTCCTGACCATCGCGGCCAAGCGGCATCGCCGGGACAAAGCTCCTCGGCTGGTGGGTCAACGAGTGGCTTCCTTACCTAACATTCTGCCGCCCTAGCGAAGGAGGGTGAACTTCGCGTAAAGAAGGCCCGTCCATGAACATCGATTTCGCCCTGTCAAAGCCCGCTTCCGCGGCTCGTATCGTCGTCGCCATGTCGGGCGGGGTCGACAGTTCGGTCGTGGCCGGGCTTGCCGCAAGCACCGGCGCCGAGGTGATCGGCGTGACACTCCAGCTCTACGATCATGGCGAGGCGGTGAAGCGCAGCGGCAGCTGCTGCGCGGGGCAGGACATCTATGATGCGGCACAAGTCTGCGAGAAGCTTGGCATCCCGCATTACGTGCTGGATTACGAAAGTCGTTTTCGGACGGGCGTCATTGACCGCTTCGCCGACGAATATGCGCAGGGTCGTACTCCCGTGCCCTGCTCGCTGTGCAACCAGGGCGTAAAGTTCACGGACCTGATCGCATTCGCGCGTGAACTGGGCGCAGACTGTCTAGCTACGGGACATTATGTGCGGCGGCTGGTTCGCAGCGGACAGGCCGAGCTGCACCGCGGTGCCGATCCTCGCCGCGACCAGAGCTATTTCCTATACGGCACCACGCGCGAACAACTGGACTTCCTTCGCTTCCCATTGGGTGACCTGCCCAAGTCCGCCGTTCGAGAGCAGGCCACGCAGTTGGAACTGGCGGTCGCGGCCAAGCCCGACAGTCAGGACATCTGCTTCGTGCCCGACGGCGACTATGCGGGGCTGGTCAAGCGGCTGCGCCCGGCGACGGACGCCCCGGGTGAGATCGTCGATTTGACGGGCCGAGTGATCGGGCATCATCCCGGAGTGATCCACTTCACCGTTGGTCAGCGGCGCGGGATCGAGATCGGTGGGCAGGCCGAACCGCTCTATGTGATCCGGATCGAACCCGCGACCCGTCGCTTGGTGGTCGGCCCTCGCCGAGCATTGGCGGTACAGGAAGTGCACATCGACCAGCTGAACTGGCTGGGCGAAGACCAGCGCGAGATCAGCGTGAAGGTCCGGTCTCTGGCGCCGCCAGTCGCCGCAACGTTGATTGGTGACCACATCCGCTTCGCCAAGCCGGAATATGGAGTTGCACCCGGCCAGGCCGCAGTCATCTACGACGGAAGTCGAGTGCTCGGCGGCGGGTGGATCATGAAGACGGTGGCAGCACCCTTCGAGATGGCCAGCGCGGCTTGACCGCTTTCCAACGCGGAGCGTTTCATCGCCATGGCTGAGCGCTCTTCCCGCCGATCGCTGCACAGCGCGGGGGTGTTGCTCTACCGATCCGGGCCGCCGCTCGAGGTGCTGCTGGTCAAGCCTGGCGGACCTTATTGGCGGCGCAAGCAGACCGGGGCGTGGATGATCCCCAAGGGGATGATCGAACCTGGCGAGAGTGCGCTTGAGGCTGCACTGCGCGAATTCTGCGAGGAAACCGGGATGACGATCAGCGGCATGCCAAGGCCCCTGTGCACGGTTCGCCAGGCCGGCGGAAAGCTGGTCGAGGCTTTCACGGTTGAGGGCGACTTCGATCCGGCGCGGCTCACGAGCATCGAGTTCGAGATGGAATGGCCGCCGCGCTCAGGCCGGCGGGAGCGCTTTCCCGAAGTGATCGAAGCGCGCTGGTTCACGCTGGAGGAGGCGCGCGAGTGCATGCTCAAGAGCCAGCTGCCGATCATCGACGCGCTGGACGTTTCTTCGCCCAGCTAGATCTGGAAGCTGCCCTCGACCACCGTCCAGCAGCGGCCCGATAGCAGCACGCGGTCATCGGCCAGTTCGCAATCGAGCAGCCCGCCGCGCGGCCCGACCTGCGCCGCGCTGAAGCGTGTCCGTCCAAGCCGTTCGGCCCAGTAAGGCACCAGGGCCGCATGGGCCGAGCCGGTGACCGGGTCTTCGTCGATCCCGTGATAGGCAGCAAACACGCGGCTCGCGATGTCGGTGTCCGTGCCCGGTGCGGTCACCATGACCAGCGACGGAATGGCGCGAAGTGCGGCGAAATCGGGTCGAACCGCCCGCACGGCGAGCTCATCTTCCAGGGTGACGATGATGGCGCCATTCCCGCCGCTGCCTCGGTGAACGGTCCCGGACACGCCAAGGGCGCTCAAGGCGTCAGGAGCCTCCGCCTCTTCGATCCGGGATGTCGGCAGGCTCAGGCGCAGCTGCTCACCATCGCGTTCAACCGTCAGTACGCCCGAGCGCGTCTGGAAGCGGACCTGCGCGCCGGTCAGCAGCACATGCCCGGCGGCCAGCGTTGCGTGACCGCACATGTCCACTTCGACGGCGGGCGTGAACCAGCGCAGATGATAGTCGGCGTCCTTGCCGTCGAGCGGCACGGTGAAGGCGGTTTCGCTGAGGTTGTTCTCGGCGGCGATCGCCTGCAGCAGCAGGTCGGGCAGCCATTCCTCCAGCGGCATGATGGCCGCCGGATTGCCGGTCAGCGGCGTCGGCGCGAAAGCATCGACCTGGAAGAAGGGAAGGATCATCGGCGTTCCGTCAGATGGTGGGGCAACAGGCCCTCGCGGTCGATATGCCCTTCCGGATCGAGGTGCATCAGCATCTCGATGCCGGGGAAGCGGGCCTGCAACTGTTCCTCGATCGGGTCGAGCCGATCGTGCGCCTCACGGACGGTCCATTCCTCCGGGACCCAGACGTGGAATTGCACGAAGTCGTGCGCGCCAGAGGTGCGGGTGCGGACATCGTGAATACCCTTGAGTTCCGGATATTCGGCGCAGGCGGCGAGAAAGGCTTCGCGCTTGGCGAGCGGCCATTCGGCGTCCATCAGCTGATTGACGCTTTCGCCAGCCGCCGACCATGCGCCCCACAGCAGCCAGAGAGCGATGCCGATCCCGAACAGCGCGTCGGCGCCCGACAGGCCGAGCCACTGATCGAGCACCAGCGCCGCGATCACCGCGGCGTTGAGGAACAGGTCGGACTTGTAATGAAGGTTGTCGGTCTGGATCGCGATTGAGCCGGTCCGGCCGATCACGCGCTTCTGGTAGGTCAGCAGAAGCACGGTCGCGGCCATCGCCAGCACCGATACGCCCACCCCCAACTCCGCATTCTCAGTGGGTGCGTGGTGGATCAGGCGGTCGACGGCGCGCCAGGCGATCCCGACCGCACTGACGGAAATCAGTACGACCTGGGCAAGGGCCACAAGGGCCTCGGCCTTGCCGTGACCGAACCGATGGTCATGGTCGGCCGGGATCGCGGCGATGCGTACGCCGGCCAGCGTCACCAGGCTTGCGACCAGGTCAAGCGCGGTGTCGGCCAGGCTGCCGAGCATGGCGGTGGAGTCGGTCGCGATCGCCGCCCAGCTTTTCGCCAGCAGCAGGAAACCTGCCATCGCCACGCTCGCCAGCGCCGCCCGGGTGGACAACTTCGCGCGCTCCGCGCCCGTCACCCTCATGGATAGAGCAGGCCTTCGTCCCAGCCGCCGTCGGCGCGGCGGGTGAACAAGCGGCGATGGTGCAGCCGGAACTCGCCATCTTCCCAGAATTCGATGCGCTCAGGCACCAGACGGAAGCCCGACCAGTGGGGAGGACGCGGAACCTCCCCCTCGCCGACCCGCGCCTTTTCCTGCTCGATCCGGTTGAGGAAGGTGGCGCGGCTGTCGAGTGGGCGGGACTGGTCACTCGCCCAGGCGCCGATTCGACTGCTGCGCGAGCGGCTGGCGAAATAAGCATCCGCATCGGCATCGCTGACCTGCTCAAGCCGGCCTTCGGCACGGACCTGCTTGCGCAGCGACTTCCAGTGGATGCAGAGCGCCGCCTGCCGATTGGCGGCGATCTCTTCGCCCTTGCGGCTTTCAAGGTTGGTGAAGAAGCCGAAACCCTGCGGTCCATGCAGCCGCATCAGCACCATCCGGACGGAGGGCCGACCGTTGGGCGTGGAGGTCGCAAGCGCCATCGCGTCGGGGTCGTTGGGCTCGCTTGCTTCCGCTTGCGCGAACCAGCTTTCGAACAGTTGGAAGGGGTCCTCGGCCATGCCGGCGGCTCTAGGCGTGCCGGACCTTGCGAGGCAAGCACGGCGAACTACCTAGCGCGGCACTGTTGTTTCCGCCTAAGACACCGACCCATGGACCTCTACGCACGGCTTGGGATCAAGCGCGGCGCCAGCGAAGCCGAGATCAAGAAGGCCTATCGCAGCCTCGCCAAGCAACTTCATCCCGACGCCAACAAGGATAATCCCAAGGCGGCCGAGCGCTTCTCGCAGGTGACCTCTGCCTACGACCTCCTGTCCGACAAGGACAAAAGGGCGCGTTACGACCGTGGCGAGATCGATGAGGATGGTAATCCCAAGATGCCGTTCGGCGGCGGGTTCGGTGGCGGGGCCGGCAGCGGCTATGCCGGAGCGCGGCCGGGTGCCGGCGGGTTCGAGGGCTTTGGCGACGCCGAGGGCGTTGATCTGTCGGATCTGTTCGAAGGCATCTTCAATCGTGGCGGCGGCGGCGGCGGCCGTGCCGGCGCGGGCGGGGGCTTTGGCGGGTTCGGCCGGCGCTCCGCTCCGCAGAAGGGACCCGACGTCGCCTACCGGCTGACTGTGCCTTTCACCGATGCCGCAACGCAAACGCCCCAGCGCATCACCTTGCGGGACGGCAAGGCAATTGACCTCAAGCTGCCCGCCGGAGTCGAGGACGGCACCAGAATCCGCCTGGCCGGCCGCGGGGAGCCCGGGACGGGCGGCAACGGGGATGCGATCATCACCATCGCGATCGAGCCCCATCGCTTCTTCACTCGCGACGGAGATGACGTCAGGGTGACCCTGCCAGTGACGCTGAAGGAAGCGGTGCTTGGCGCGAAGGTGAAGGTGCCGACCGCCGACGGGCCAGTCATGCTGACCGTCCCCAAAGGTGCCAGCTCGGGCAAGGTGCTGCGGATCAAGGGACGCGGGTTCTCCGGACGCAATGGCGTGCGCGGCGACCAGCTCGTGACGCTCAGCATCGACCTGCCGTCCGGTGACGCGGCGCTGGAGCGCTTCGCCAGTGAGTGGGACGGCGGCGGCAACCCGCGGGCTGGGCTGGGCGTCTAGCCTACCGCCGTGCTGGGCCTGTCACCCGAATCGCCGGAAGCCCGGCGCAAGCGTCTCGCGAGCCTCCAGGCGCGGTTCGGGACTAGCGTCGTCGACCGCCTTCGTCCGGGGCAGCGCCCATTTGAGATCATCAAGCGCGTGCTGGTCGGCGTCTACAGCGACGGCTTCATTCACGCCGGCAACCTTGCCTACCTGTCCCTGGTGGCGATGTTCCCCTTCTTCATCACTGCCGCCGCGCTCGCCTCCCTGCTGGGGCGGAGCGAGGATGCCATGCGCACCGTCAACGTCGTGTTGCTGCAGGTGCCGCCCGATATCCGCAAGTTGCTGGTCGGACCCGTGCAGGAAGTCCTCACCGCACGAACCGGGCCGCTGCTGTGGTTCGGCGGGATCGTCGGGCTGTGGACCGCCGCCAGCTTTATCGAGACCCTTCGCGATATCCTGCGCCGCGCCTATGGCGTGAAGTATAACGCGCCGTTCTGGGAATATCGGCTGATCTCCATCGGCTTCATCCTGGGGTCCGTGCTGCTGCTGATGACCGCCTTCGCAGCGTCGGTGGCGCTGAGTTCAATCGAGGCGCTGATCCTTCACGTCTTTCCCCGGCTGGCGCCCCTCATCGGCTCATTTTCTTTCTACAAGATGATCCCGGCGGGTGCGCTCTACGTTTCCATCTACGTGATCTTCGTGGTGCTGACCCCGCGCCGCTATCGCCGGATCGAATGCCGCAAATGGCCGGGCGCCTTGCTGGTAACCTTGTGGTGGCTCGCCACGGCCGAGTTGCTGCCCCAGGCGATGCGCTTGGTCGGAGGCTACAGCCTGACTTACGGCAGCCTGGCGGGCGTGATGATCGCCCTCCTGTTCTTCTTCGTCATCGGCCTCGGCGTCGTGATGGGCGCCGAATTAAACGCGGCACTGGCCGAAACGGAGGCAGTGGCGCTAGAGGGCGAGCGTTATTCTGGACCCTTTGCCGACCAGCTGCCGGTAGAGGAACCCAGTGCCGGACCAGAGCCGCTCGAAGCGCTCGCGGACAAGGTGATGTTGACGGACAAAGGGGACGGGCCTTCCACATGACGGGATTGATGCAGGGTAAACGCGGGCTGATCA
This window contains:
- a CDS encoding efflux RND transporter permease subunit; this translates as MSFRNISAWCIRNPVPPIVLFIALLLTGIYAFATMEVTDNPDIDFPAATVTISQPGAAPSELVNQVTQKVEAAVRGVEGIDEINSDVREGTSNTFVQFKIGTPTDRAVNDVRDAIAQIRGDLPEGILEPQINRVKVNGDSFVYIAAQTTDMSLADLSWYIDGKVSRRLLSQDGVAQVTREGGVDRQIRIVLDPASLQSQGITAAQVNAQLRTLNLNAAGGRAQIAGSEQTVRVLGNSQTAQELSQKQIALPGGRFIRLGDIAQVQDAAAEARSAAQYGGRPVVSFNVARAKGASDVTAYDNTWKELHKIEKEDPRVHFLEIDNSVDRTKLQYSSAIDGLVEGAVLAVLVVFLFLRDIRATLISALAIPLSAIPAFWFMDLMSINLNGLSLLALSLVAGVLVDDAIVEIENIVRHMRMGKSAYQASIDAADEIGLAVLATTMSIVAVFLPVALMPGISGQFFRNFGYTVVLAVLMSLLVARMITPLIAAYFLKSHGVQEHAGGKSMMRYLAALRWTIDSSKVAEAQARANSWLGRRLARLRDHRIWMVGAGFLILASTGVGIATLSMAFQPDQDQESSSVRIQMPPGTTLEQTMRVADEAAAIIKRNPNVENVFMRSFTGSAFVNVLYKKNRTKKSFQIEREINPQLAQIPDARVNFNSNDGGPGSGGRALSLYLGGDDPQQLNHVANQIAAEMSKLPEVVAPRVQGDNVRPELIIKPRFDLAADLGVSTSALAQTIRIATIGDIDQNSARFSLSDRQVPIIVSLAQSERKDIATLENLPVPTSNGGSVPLKSVAEISFSSGPVVVNRTNQVQRIVVGADLAPGLVSGDAWKKIDQLPTLKNLPEGVQRLQLGSQKWQAELVMNFILAVLAGVALVFAVLVLLYRRFLVPFVNLGSLVLAPLGAVIALHIAGQPLSLPVFIGLLMLLGIVAKNSILLVDFAVEMMNHGMHKDEAIVEAGHKRAQPIVMTTVAMVAGMIPIALSLSGDGSWRAPMGVTVIGGLIMSTGLTLLLVPAYFSLAIDIEQWIGRKFGKGLRATAHAVHEEVPEQRAPGFGGGEPQPAE
- a CDS encoding efflux RND transporter periplasmic adaptor subunit, whose protein sequence is MNRETRLERSDTLVVVDRSRRNRNLAIGAFVAVAVLLAGYFLIGHSRKQSAAASSAAAGSAGKGGQVPTVTVVVPGRTQVARVISATGALAARRDQPVGAAGTGGRVTAVLVDAGSWVNAGQTLATVDRSVQTQTAAQLAAAVDSARASAALAQSNYDRAASLVNRGFISKAELESRRAARDQAQAQIRVAQAQLGATRAGIGLLDIRAPTSGLVLQRNLEVGQVIGAGSQGLFRIAKGGEMEMRAQVSQQDLAALKVGMPASVTPIGAQRSVSGTIWQVAPVIDPQSRLGEVRIAIPYSSDIRPGGFADARITSGATTAPILPQSAVLADEDGNYVYVVNAKNQVERRAVKIGNVSEVGVSVIDGLNGTETVVLSAGPFLNPGQKINPKRQAAR
- a CDS encoding GlsB/YeaQ/YmgE family stress response membrane protein, with product MIGDNGIIGTIVIGLLAGAIAKLLMPGKDPGGCLITILLGIAGALLAKFLGQILGLYQPGQNAGFIAAIVGAFIILFIYRMIVGRRRL
- a CDS encoding SIMPL domain-containing protein (The SIMPL domain is named for its presence in mouse protein SIMPL (signalling molecule that associates with mouse pelle-like kinase). Bacterial member BP26, from Brucella, was shown to assemble into a channel-like structure, while YggE from E. coli has been associated with resistance to oxidative stress.), which codes for MKYAWFIGLALSSAALPLAAEAQPLATVATTGGTRLDIAATGEVSRVPDVAIIATGVVTRSANAVDALSQNAARIERVRAALRRAGVAERDIQTSSVSLNPDYVYADGQPPRLTGYQATNQLSIRFRDIRASGRIIDALVAEGANQVSGPTLTIDKPEAALDEARTKALAVGRARAELYARTLGMQVVRLVSVSEGGSPSQGPIPMAAMRAERSSDTAIVPGEQQLSVTLQMSFELR